A portion of the Tachypleus tridentatus isolate NWPU-2018 unplaced genomic scaffold, ASM421037v1 Hic_cluster_1, whole genome shotgun sequence genome contains these proteins:
- the LOC143241730 gene encoding uncharacterized protein LOC143241730, whose product MVTPAAREARVNYANMHTGGQLLSTGVRKMDNNCLQDTIQNSLVLDRVYSELERHLLAAECDKSVSYTTYHPYSENKPEIQEVQTRKVSLTPSVAGCNYIYSLETRDAKPNSLLTCTISRDRELSTSVEPPAETTVVLSSSETPCLQPLCQGCTNQRSSGIAEVATGSMRVNGAIRPSKELRKSVSSECSSSSMKTQPHNQTEGENVLVGVNIENSRYTQEKKPTSGFHKPSVGYRLGRRKALFERRKRISDYSLGMAMFGVGMMVVETELSGAGVYTKASVYSTAVKTLTSVSTVILLGLIIAYHALEVQKHVLRNDSIDLDESCCTFGL is encoded by the exons ATGGTTACTCCAGCCGCCCGGGAAGCTAGAGTGAATTATGCTAATATGCACACCGGTGGTCAGCTTCTCAGCACGGGTGTCCGAAAAATGGATAACAATTGTTTACAGGACACAATACAAAACTCGCTGGTTTTGGATCGCGTGTATTCTGAGCTTGAGCGACACCTATTGGCCGCAGAGTGCGATAAGAGCGTCTCATACACAACTTATCACCCCTACTCAGAGAATAAACCGGAGATCCAGGAAGTTCAAACCAGAAAAGTTTCTCTTACGCCCTCTGTGGCTGGTTGTAACTATATATACAGCCTGGAGACACGTGATGCTAAACCGAACTCATTACTAACATGCACCATTTCACGAGACAGAGAACTTTCCACGAGCGTGGAACCCCCAGCAGAAACGACTGTCGTTCTTTCTTCTAGTGAAACACCGTGTCTCCAGCCACTCTGTCAGGGGTGCACGAACCAAAGGAGCAGTGGCATCGCTGAGGTCGCCACTGGCTCTATGCGGGTCAATGGAGCTATCCGACCTTCCAAAGAGTTACGTAAATCTGTGTCTTCAGAGTGCAGCTCGTCTTCAATGAAAACACAGCCGCATAACCAGACGGAGGGCGAGAACGTCCTCGTGGGAGTAAATATTGAGAACTCACGGTATACCCAGGAGAAGAAGCCCACGTCGGGCTTTCACAAGCCCAGTGTGGGCTATCGGCTGGGAAGAAGGAAAGCTCTCTTCGAGAGAAGAAAACGGATAAGTGACTATTCTTTAGGGATGGCCATGTTTGGAGTTGGAATGATGGTTGTAGAAACGGAATTATCTGGTGCTGGAGTATATACCAAG GCTTCTGTTTACTCAACTGCCGTGAAGACCCTAACGTCTGTTTCTACGGTCATTCTTCTTGGCCTTATTATCGCCTATCACGCTCTTGAGGTGCAG aAACATGTCTTGAGAAACGACTCAATAGATTTGGACGAAAGTTGTTGTACATTTGGACTATGA